A single genomic interval of Sphingobacteriales bacterium harbors:
- a CDS encoding response regulator transcription factor — MNPQQINILIADDEPDTLEFIGYNLRKEGYKLATANNGNEVLTIAPIFKPHLILLDIMMPELDGIQTCAALRKLPDFENTLIVFLTARNEEFTQVMALDTGGDDFINKPIKPGLLLSKIKSILRRLDQKNTAATANKNNATNQSEANNESATIYFSGLEINRERFVVIQNNTTFELPKKEFDLLYLLATKPGKVFTRHEILQKIWGSEVIVTDRTIDVHIRKLREKLGEKLIKTAAGVGYKLNV, encoded by the coding sequence GTGAACCCGCAACAAATAAACATACTTATTGCCGACGACGAGCCCGATACGCTTGAATTTATTGGCTATAATCTTCGCAAAGAGGGCTACAAGCTTGCTACCGCAAATAACGGAAACGAAGTTTTAACCATCGCACCTATTTTCAAGCCTCATTTAATATTATTAGATATTATGATGCCCGAATTAGATGGCATTCAAACTTGCGCTGCCCTGCGCAAATTGCCTGATTTTGAAAATACCCTTATTGTGTTTCTAACAGCCCGAAATGAAGAATTTACGCAAGTTATGGCACTTGACACAGGCGGAGACGACTTTATTAATAAACCAATTAAACCCGGATTATTACTTAGCAAAATAAAATCAATATTGCGCCGACTAGACCAGAAGAATACTGCCGCAACAGCTAACAAAAATAATGCTACTAATCAGTCAGAGGCAAATAACGAGTCTGCTACTATTTATTTTTCCGGATTGGAAATTAACCGCGAGCGTTTTGTTGTAATTCAAAACAATACCACCTTTGAATTGCCTAAAAAAGAGTTCGATTTGTTGTACTTATTAGCAACAAAACCCGGAAAAGTATTTACAAGGCACGAAATATTGCAAAAAATTTGGGGTAGCGAGGTCATTGTAACCGACCGTACCATTGATGTGCATATTCGAAAACTGCGCGAAAAATTAGGCGAAAAACTTATTAAAACAGCAGCAGGAGTAGGTTATAAACTAAACGTATAA
- a CDS encoding peptide chain release factor 3 yields MSSSPSNIIAAELQKRRTFAIISHPDAGKTTLTEKLLLYGGAIQIAGAVKSNKIKKTATSDFMEIEKQRGISVATSVMAFEYNDLQINILDTPGHKDFAEDTYRTLSAVDSVILVIDCVKGVEEQTERLMEVCRMRHTPVIIFINKLDREGRDPFDLLDELETKLKIRVRPLSWPIGIGQRFKGVYNLFNQSLLLFRPSSQRVEDDLLTTTNINDPQIDKAIGKPDAQVLRDETDIITSVYDAFNVEAYQSGNLAPVFFGSAVNNFGVRELLDTFTQIAPWPTPRPTTQGTVNPSDAEFSGFIFKIHANLDPRHRDRIAFMRVCSGKFERNTFYYHVRLGKEVRFSNPTSFMAQKKNIIDEAFPGDVVGLYDSGNFKIGDTLTEGDKFLFQGIPSFSPEIFRELINADPMKTKQLDKGIEQLTDEGVAQLFTQKQFGNKRIVGTVGELQFDVIQYRLEFEYKALCRFVPVEFYKACWLTCDDPEKLDAFVQRKIRNIATDKDNNWVYLAPSPWMLQNEQENNPDIVFHTTSEFKRQMSL; encoded by the coding sequence ATGTCGTCCTCACCATCAAATATTATTGCTGCCGAGCTACAAAAGCGGCGTACTTTTGCCATTATTAGTCACCCCGATGCCGGAAAAACAACACTTACCGAAAAATTGCTGCTGTATGGGGGGGCAATTCAAATTGCAGGCGCGGTAAAATCGAATAAAATTAAAAAAACCGCTACCAGCGATTTTATGGAAATTGAAAAACAACGCGGTATTTCGGTAGCAACCTCAGTAATGGCATTTGAATACAACGACCTTCAAATTAATATTTTAGATACCCCCGGCCACAAAGATTTTGCCGAAGATACCTACCGCACCCTAAGCGCCGTAGATAGTGTAATTTTGGTTATTGACTGCGTAAAAGGCGTTGAAGAGCAAACAGAACGCCTAATGGAGGTTTGCCGGATGCGCCATACGCCGGTAATTATTTTTATCAATAAACTTGACCGCGAAGGCCGCGACCCTTTTGACCTTTTAGACGAATTAGAAACCAAATTAAAAATTAGAGTGCGCCCTTTAAGTTGGCCCATTGGCATAGGCCAGCGATTTAAAGGGGTTTACAATTTGTTTAACCAGTCGTTATTGCTGTTTAGGCCCAGCTCGCAGCGTGTAGAAGACGACCTTTTAACCACCACCAATATTAACGACCCCCAAATTGACAAAGCCATAGGTAAACCCGATGCTCAGGTGCTTAGAGATGAAACCGATATTATAACCTCGGTTTACGATGCGTTTAATGTAGAAGCCTACCAATCTGGAAATTTAGCACCTGTATTTTTTGGCAGCGCTGTAAACAATTTTGGCGTGCGCGAGCTATTAGATACCTTTACCCAAATTGCTCCCTGGCCAACGCCGCGCCCTACCACACAAGGCACAGTTAACCCCAGCGATGCAGAATTTAGCGGCTTTATTTTTAAAATACATGCCAACCTCGACCCGCGCCACCGCGACCGCATAGCCTTTATGCGTGTATGCTCGGGTAAGTTTGAGCGCAACACGTTTTACTACCACGTGCGCCTGGGCAAAGAGGTGCGTTTTAGCAACCCTACCAGCTTTATGGCACAAAAAAAGAATATTATTGACGAGGCTTTTCCGGGCGATGTAGTGGGTTTGTACGACTCGGGGAATTTTAAAATTGGCGACACTTTAACCGAAGGCGATAAATTTTTATTTCAGGGCATCCCAAGTTTTTCTCCGGAAATTTTCCGCGAACTTATCAACGCCGACCCCATGAAAACCAAACAGTTAGACAAAGGTATTGAACAACTTACCGACGAGGGCGTAGCCCAACTGTTTACCCAAAAACAATTTGGCAATAAACGCATTGTAGGCACTGTTGGCGAATTGCAGTTTGATGTAATTCAATATCGCTTAGAGTTTGAGTACAAAGCCCTTTGCCGCTTTGTGCCCGTTGAATTTTATAAGGCTTGTTGGCTTACCTGCGACGACCCCGAAAAATTAGATGCTTTTGTACAACGTAAAATCCGCAATATTGCCACCGATAAAGACAATAACTGGGTATATTTAGCACCATCGCCTTGGATGCTGCAAAACGAGCAAGAAAACAATCCGGATATTGTTTTTCATACAACCAGCGAGTTTAAACGGCAAATGTCTCTTTAA
- a CDS encoding DUF4197 domain-containing protein encodes MQKSFFLFFVLVATVVFGWGCSSANQLLKNAEDVLNQQTNGKPVTNSEIIMGLKEALNLGIGKGADIVSKKDGYFKNAAIKIIMPAEAQKAEKTLRDLGFNKLCDNAIESMNRAAEDAAIKAKPIFIDAIKKMTITDALNILKGQNNAATEYLRKTTSNSLTNAFKPVVSASLKKVNATKFWNDAFTEYNKIPMVKKVNPDLEDYVTQRALDGLFHMIAKEEAKIRKDPLARTTEILKRVFKLQDN; translated from the coding sequence ATGCAAAAATCCTTTTTTTTGTTCTTCGTTCTTGTTGCCACCGTTGTGTTTGGCTGGGGGTGCTCATCGGCCAACCAGTTACTTAAAAATGCCGAAGACGTGTTAAATCAGCAAACCAACGGCAAACCCGTTACCAATTCCGAGATAATAATGGGCCTAAAAGAAGCCCTAAATTTAGGTATTGGCAAAGGTGCCGATATTGTATCGAAAAAAGATGGCTATTTTAAAAACGCAGCAATAAAAATTATTATGCCCGCCGAGGCGCAAAAAGCCGAAAAAACCCTGCGCGACCTTGGTTTTAACAAACTTTGCGATAATGCCATTGAAAGCATGAACCGCGCCGCCGAAGATGCCGCCATTAAAGCTAAACCAATTTTTATTGATGCTATTAAAAAAATGACAATAACCGATGCCCTAAACATATTAAAAGGTCAAAACAATGCCGCCACCGAATATTTGCGCAAAACTACCAGCAACTCCTTAACCAACGCCTTTAAACCCGTTGTAAGCGCCTCGCTTAAAAAGGTAAATGCCACCAAATTTTGGAACGATGCCTTTACCGAATACAACAAAATACCAATGGTAAAAAAGGTAAATCCCGACCTTGAAGACTATGTAACCCAGCGCGCCCTCGATGGCCTGTTTCACATGATTGCCAAAGAAGAAGCCAAAATAAGAAAAGACCCCTTAGCCCGCACAACCGAAATTTTAAAACGAGTTTTTAAACTACAAGATAATTAA
- a CDS encoding DUF475 domain-containing protein, protein MEILTELFGIEPYRALLIIVNLIIIESVLSIDNAAVIATMVLDLPKKQRGKALKYGIIGAYVFRAICLVFAAWLIEFWWLKPLGGLYLLYLGIDYFRNQKKKDNQAETIKEKKQSWLYQITLGKLGRFWATVLMVEIVDLAFSIDNVFAAVAYVENVPHPYNLRIVMIGVFIGILAMRFVAQSFVKLLTRYPTLADSAFLVIALLGLKLLIAFPCHFFDNSQWCQIAQSEHADLGVSIITLMLFLYPVFRQYLFDIPKK, encoded by the coding sequence ATGGAAATTTTAACCGAATTATTTGGCATCGAACCATACAGAGCGCTGCTTATTATTGTAAACTTAATTATTATAGAAAGTGTTTTATCTATTGACAATGCTGCAGTAATAGCCACTATGGTGCTTGACTTGCCCAAAAAACAACGCGGCAAGGCTTTAAAATATGGCATAATTGGGGCGTATGTGTTTAGGGCTATTTGTTTAGTTTTTGCCGCCTGGCTTATTGAGTTTTGGTGGCTTAAACCATTAGGGGGGTTATACTTATTATACTTAGGTATAGATTATTTTAGAAATCAAAAGAAAAAAGACAATCAAGCCGAAACCATTAAAGAAAAAAAACAAAGCTGGCTATACCAAATTACCTTAGGTAAATTAGGGCGGTTTTGGGCAACCGTCCTTATGGTCGAAATTGTTGATTTGGCGTTTTCAATTGATAATGTGTTTGCCGCCGTCGCCTATGTTGAAAATGTACCCCACCCCTACAATTTGCGTATTGTAATGATTGGCGTATTTATTGGCATTTTAGCCATGCGTTTTGTAGCACAAAGCTTCGTAAAATTATTGACACGCTACCCCACCTTGGCCGACTCGGCATTTTTGGTAATTGCTTTGTTAGGGTTAAAACTACTTATTGCCTTCCCGTGCCATTTTTTCGACAACTCGCAATGGTGCCAAATAGCGCAAAGCGAACATGCCGACTTAGGCGTCTCTATCATTACGCTTATGCTGTTTTTGTACCCAGTATTTCGGCAATACCTCTTCGATATTCCTAAAAAATAA
- a CDS encoding CoA-binding protein produces the protein MSKPTIVLGASPNPERYAYKAALKLQQYGHAVIAIGKREGQMGAVTIMRQLPQLPLNPTIHTITLYLNAQNQTEFYPFILSVKPKRIIFNPGTENPELEKIALQNGIVPVIACTLVMLATGEF, from the coding sequence ATGTCAAAACCCACCATAGTTTTAGGGGCAAGCCCCAACCCCGAACGATATGCCTATAAAGCTGCGCTAAAATTGCAACAATATGGCCATGCAGTTATTGCCATTGGCAAACGAGAGGGGCAAATGGGTGCCGTTACCATTATGAGGCAATTACCCCAACTACCATTAAACCCTACTATACACACCATTACACTTTACCTTAATGCCCAAAACCAAACCGAATTTTATCCTTTTATTTTGAGTGTAAAGCCCAAGCGCATTATTTTTAATCCCGGAACCGAAAACCCTGAATTAGAAAAAATTGCCCTTCAAAACGGTATTGTGCCAGTTATTGCCTGCACACTTGTTATGTTGGCTACGGGCGAGTTTTAA
- the gcvT gene encoding glycine cleavage system aminomethyltransferase GcvT — MYTTPFTHLHIALGAKMAEFAGYNMPIQYTGITDEHLCVRQRVGMFDVSHMAEFIVRGPNAQAFLQYVSSNDVSKLYEGKIQYSCLMNDQNGIVDDMLVYNLQPNSYMLVVNASNRQKDWDWLLKHCPDQGVEMIDISNRTALLAVQGPLAAQTLQGLTDIDLANMEYYTFKKGKFAGIDNVLVSATGYTGAGGFEIYFDNEHAELVWNAILQAGQPNGLQLAGLGARDTLRLEKGYCLYGNDINDTTSPLEAGLGWVVQLNKPTDFLSKGLLQAQKAAGLSRKLVGIELTDKGVARHGYPIINEQGEIIGEVTSGTQSPLLKKSIALGYVATQYAKTGTTIYIDIRQKPIAAVVTKIPFV, encoded by the coding sequence ATGTACACCACCCCGTTTACCCATCTACATATAGCACTTGGCGCTAAAATGGCCGAGTTTGCCGGCTACAATATGCCTATTCAATATACTGGTATTACAGACGAGCATCTTTGCGTGCGCCAGCGTGTAGGCATGTTCGATGTGTCGCACATGGCCGAGTTTATTGTGCGAGGCCCCAATGCCCAAGCCTTTTTGCAATATGTAAGCAGCAATGATGTATCTAAACTTTACGAGGGAAAAATACAATACTCGTGTTTAATGAACGACCAAAACGGAATTGTTGACGATATGCTGGTGTATAATTTGCAACCTAATAGCTATATGTTGGTAGTAAATGCCTCGAACCGGCAAAAAGACTGGGATTGGCTGCTAAAACACTGCCCCGACCAAGGCGTTGAAATGATTGATATTAGCAACAGAACCGCTTTGCTGGCCGTGCAAGGCCCTTTGGCTGCCCAAACATTGCAAGGACTAACCGATATTGACCTTGCCAATATGGAGTATTACACGTTTAAAAAAGGTAAATTTGCCGGAATTGATAATGTTTTGGTGTCAGCAACGGGTTATACAGGCGCCGGCGGCTTCGAAATTTATTTTGATAACGAACACGCCGAGCTTGTTTGGAACGCTATTTTACAAGCAGGCCAGCCCAATGGCTTACAATTGGCCGGATTAGGTGCCCGCGATACCTTACGATTAGAAAAAGGCTACTGCTTGTACGGCAACGATATTAACGATACTACCTCGCCCCTTGAAGCCGGTTTGGGCTGGGTGGTACAACTTAATAAGCCCACCGACTTTTTGTCGAAAGGTTTATTGCAAGCCCAAAAAGCAGCCGGCCTTAGCCGTAAATTAGTGGGCATTGAGCTTACCGATAAAGGTGTTGCCCGCCACGGCTACCCCATTATTAACGAACAAGGCGAAATTATTGGCGAGGTTACCTCCGGAACCCAATCGCCCCTGCTTAAAAAATCAATTGCCTTAGGTTATGTAGCTACCCAGTATGCTAAAACCGGAACCACAATTTATATCGATATCCGACAAAAACCAATAGCTGCCGTTGTTACCAAAATACCATTTGTGTAA
- a CDS encoding deoxyhypusine synthase family protein yields the protein MSLKTGPICQFMQTHYLHFNAAATVDAAKAYETHLEKGGKMMITLAGAMSTAELGKSLAEMIRQDKVQIISCTGANLEEDLMNLVAHNHYKRVPNYRDLSPQDEWELLEHGFNRVTDTCIPEEEAFRRLQKHIYQLWKDADNKGERYLPHEFMYKMLLSGVLEQYYQIDPRNSWMLAAAEKNLPIIVPGWEDSTMGNIFASYCIKKDIKPTTMRSGIEYMTWLADWYVKNSGGQGVGFFQIGGGIAGDFPICVVPMLYQDMEMEDIPFWSYFCQISDSTTSYGSYSGAVPNEKITWGKLDINTPKFIVESDATIVAPLIFAWLLNW from the coding sequence ATGAGCCTTAAAACCGGCCCCATTTGCCAATTCATGCAAACGCATTATTTGCATTTTAACGCTGCCGCCACCGTTGATGCCGCAAAAGCCTACGAAACCCATTTAGAAAAAGGCGGTAAAATGATGATTACCTTAGCCGGGGCAATGTCAACAGCCGAGTTAGGCAAATCGCTGGCCGAAATGATACGCCAAGACAAAGTACAGATTATAAGCTGTACCGGGGCCAACTTAGAAGAAGATTTAATGAACCTTGTAGCCCATAATCATTATAAACGTGTGCCTAACTACCGCGACCTTAGCCCCCAAGACGAATGGGAATTGTTAGAGCACGGCTTTAACCGCGTTACCGACACCTGCATACCCGAAGAAGAAGCCTTCAGGCGGCTTCAAAAACATATTTACCAACTTTGGAAAGATGCCGACAACAAAGGCGAACGTTACCTTCCGCACGAGTTTATGTATAAAATGCTGTTAAGCGGTGTTTTAGAGCAATACTATCAAATTGACCCGCGCAACTCGTGGATGTTGGCCGCAGCCGAAAAAAACCTGCCCATCATTGTTCCCGGATGGGAAGACAGCACAATGGGCAATATATTTGCAAGCTATTGCATTAAAAAAGATATTAAACCAACTACCATGCGCAGCGGTATTGAGTATATGACTTGGCTGGCCGATTGGTACGTTAAAAACAGCGGCGGGCAAGGCGTGGGCTTTTTTCAAATTGGGGGCGGTATTGCCGGCGATTTTCCTATTTGTGTGGTGCCCATGTTATACCAAGATATGGAAATGGAAGACATTCCGTTTTGGAGCTATTTTTGCCAAATAAGCGACTCGACAACCAGCTACGGCTCGTATTCGGGGGCTGTACCCAACGAAAAAATTACCTGGGGCAAACTCGATATTAATACCCCAAAATTTATTGTTGAAAGCGATGCTACCATTGTTGCGCCGCTCATCTTTGCATGGCTGCTAAATTGGTAG